CCAGTGGAGTTCACCAGCCGCGCTGAACGAGTAAAATCTCCAGTCACATCAATGGTGGGTTATGGAACTTGGGATGTTCCTGCTGGTACGTGGTCAGATGATAGTTCGTTGACCTTTTGCTTGGCAGAATGTCTTTGTGAGGGATTTTCACTAGATGCGATTGCTAATTCCTTTTGGCGCTGGTATCACGAAAGTTACTGGACTGCTCAAGGTGAAGTATTTGATATCGGTAACACCACATTTTTAGCAATTGTGAACTGGAAACAAGGAACTCCACCTCTGAAAGCAGGTGGTAGTAGCGAGAATAGTAATGGCAATGGTTCTTTGATGAGAATCTTGCCGATGGCTTATTGTCACAAAAGTTTAACATTGGATGAATTGATTGCACGGGTACATCAAGTTTCTTCCATTACCCATGCTCATCTCCGTTCTCAAATGGCCTGTGGTATTTATATTAGTATTGCAGTGGCGCTCTTAGAAGGT
This Nostoc sp. C052 DNA region includes the following protein-coding sequences:
- a CDS encoding ADP-ribosylglycohydrolase family protein, with product MLTDTKTLSGLMGLCIGDALGVPVEFTSRAERVKSPVTSMVGYGTWDVPAGTWSDDSSLTFCLAECLCEGFSLDAIANSFWRWYHESYWTAQGEVFDIGNTTFLAIVNWKQGTPPLKAGGSSENSNGNGSLMRILPMAYCHKSLTLDELIARVHQVSSITHAHLRSQMACGIYISIAVALLEGADPQTAYLQGLQDIQTIYSVREFLLEKPHFGRIFSGEIAKVPVEEINSGGYVIDTLESSLWCLLNSSSYSEAVLKAVNLGGDTDTTAAVTGGLAGIYYGVENIPKQWINQIARRQDIIYLAERFARAVYA